ATCGTGTAACACTTGATCAGCTCACGGATGCCCCGCTCGAGCGACCATTCCGGTGTAAAACCGCTCGCCAACAGACGCTGATTCGAGACGATGTAATCGCGTTTGTCCGGGTCTTCGCCGATCTGGGCTTCGAAGGACACGAATTGCGGGAGCAATCGTTGGATCTCGCGGCAGAGTTCCAGTTTGGAGAGGTTCGCGTCTTCCAGCCCCACATTGTAGGGGCGATTGTTCATCTGCTCGAAATGATCGATCGCGTGAAGGAATGTTCGTACGACATCCTGGATATGGATGTAATTCCGTTTGCAGTGGCCTTCAAAGACGACGACCGCGCGATCATGCACGGCTCGCCAGACAAAATCGTTCACGAGCAAGTCCATGCGCATTCTTGGCGACACGCCGAATACCGTCGCCAGGCGCAGCGTGATGGCATTGCCGCGATCCAGCACGACCCTCTCCGCCTTCACCTTGGTTTCGCCGTAGAGGCTGATGGGCCGAAGGGGCGAGTCCTCCGTGCATGGCACTCCCGGTTGACCGATGCCGTACCCGCTGTTGGTGACGGGGAAGATGATCCGTTGCTGCGGCGACGACAATTTGCACAGCAACTGCACCGCTTCGAAATTCACGGTGTAGGCCCCGACGCGATCCCGGTCGCACAGTGGCGCGCCGACGAGCGCGGCCAGTGGAATGATGATGTCGGCGTCCTGGAGAAGGTCCGTGAGTATCCGTTCGTCCCGGCAGTCTCCCCGCACGATCCGAAACGATTCTTCCGCGCAACAGTCCATCAAACTGTTTTGCCGGTACATGAAATTGTCGAGGACCGTGACCGCAAAGCCGCGATCGAGCAACCGTCTGGTGAGCACGGAACCGAGATAGCCGGCCCCTCCGGTCACGAGCACATGGGGGGATGACGTCGTCATAATCGAACGAGCTCCTTCTGCATACGTGAAGGATCTGTCTTGCCTGGCACCGGCTGCGCCATCGGTGCGCGGTTGCCGGTCCTGTGTCGGCTCATGCGGCCTCAAGCACGACGCGGGAGATGTGCACCACGTCCTGCTCTGTCATCGAGGCGTGATTGGGCAGGAAAAACCCGCAATGATGGACCCGATCGGCCACGGGAAAACTGGCTTTTCCATACCGGTTCATCCAGAACGGATGCAGGCCCAGATTGCCGGCCGAAAAAATTCTGGTTTCCACTCCTTCGGCAACCAGGGCGCGAACGATGCGCTTGCGCTGATCCGGGGAATCGGCCAACAACCCGAAAGAAATGCTCGCCACCTTGCTGTGACGCGGCGGACGTTGCGTGTAGAAGCGCCCACCCAACTGCTGCAGATACCGATCATGATTGGCCTGTCGGCGCCCCGTCATCCAATCGAGCTTGCGCACCTGTTCGATACCGATAAACGCATTGAGGTCGGTCGAGCGCAGGTTGAATCCAGGCTCGTAGAACACGAAGGGTGAGTGGAAGTCGTCGATCTCATATTGCTCAACCAATTCTTCATGCCGTGCGCTTGGCAGATCCTTGCTCCATCCGTGACTGCGCAGCATAAGGAGCAGATCGGCGAACTGCCGGTCGCTGCAGGACACCATGCCCCCTTCGATCGTGGACATCTGGTGGCCGAAGTAAAAGGAAAAGCTGGCCATGTCGCCGAACGTTCCGACCTTGCGGCCTTCGTATTCGGCTCCGATGGCCGCACAGGCGTCTTCCAGCAAATAAAATCCGTAGCGATCCTTCAACGCTTGCAATTCGTGCATACGATGCGGCACCCCCAGGACCTGCACCAACAGGACGGTCTGCGCCTGATGCCGCCTCAAGAGGTCTTCAAGATGGTTCAGATCAAGCCCGAACGTGTCCGGGTCCGCCTCACACATGTGGGGCGTAAAGCCGAACTGAATCGCCGGGGCGATGGATGTGACCCATCCGACGCTGGGGACGATCACATTCGTATTGCGCAACTTGCCCGAACGCAGCAAGGCGTAATACATGAGCAAGTTGGCTGACGAGCCTGAATTGCAATTGACGGAATGCGGACGCCCGAGCCACTCGGACCATTGCCGTTCGAACTCCAGCGTGACCGCTCCCTTGGTCAGTCGTGGATAGGTCTTGAGCCAGTCGATCAATCGATCGATGTCCTGACGGTCGATGGTATCCTGCGCAAGGCACCATCGCGGATTGAGTTTGGCGTTCTGGGCATGAATCGTCATGGTCGTCGTCCCCTCCCGGTCCAATCAGGCACCGCCTCGTTACAAGACGAGGGGTGGCATTGGGACACCAATCAAGATGCATGCCACTTGGGATATTCACATGCGCGAGGAAAAACAGAGGAGTTTCAGGCGCTGAGGAAGAGCCGGCGCGAGTAACCGGGCAAAAACTTCCCAGTTGACGGCAACCGCTGCAGTCTAGGCGGATTCGATGGAGTGTTTCTGAAGCACAAACGATTCGAGGGCTTTTTTGACCGATCCGCCCCACCCGCGGTACTCGATCGTCTCCTTGCCGTCAAACTGGAATTCCAGGCCGAGGAGCGTGCCGTCCGATTGCAGTGACACGTTTCGCACGAGGGCTGTCAGATTGTTGACGTGACCGGTCCCGATGATTTCGAATTCCACGCGCAAGACCATTCCCGGGAAAAAGTCCTGGATCGGCCGTTGGAGCCGGACGGCGCATCCGGATGCGCTCAGATCCGTCAACAGCCCGCCGATTCTCGGCTGGTGTGCGGATTGCCGCTCGCCGACACCGCCGGTCACCTGTAGGAGCACGACAGGCTCGTGAGCCAGTACCCGTCCCTGCTTGCGCAAGGGGACGGCTTCGATGTTCGAGGGATACGCCAACAGGAGAAACGGAAAGGGTTGCAGTTGCAAATCCAGCACCTCGGTACGATAGCCGATGATTCGTCCGGCATAGATGTAGCGCAGTACGCACGTGGTACCGACCGCACAGGGAATCGGCTTTCCGAAATGAAACGGCCATTCACACAGGATCCAACTGCGGTGTTTCCAACCGAGGACCGTGGAGCCATATTGTGCGCCGCTCTCTTCCCCGGCCAGACTGAGCTGAAGCGAGAGCCCGACCTCAAGGAATGACGCGGGATGACGATGTGCCGTCAGGTCGCTGGTCATGCTGTCCCTCACCCGTGACGCACTACGCAGGTGCGCCCCAATCATCGGTATCGGTCTTTCTGCTCAAAACTTGACGTATCGCTCGGCTGGACTGCTGGCTTTCCTGTAAAGGACCTCCCCGCATCAACCGATATGTATTCTGCGGTAGCTTCGCGCATCGCCACTGTGGACCTACGCAGCGGTTCTGACAAGGACTCATCAATACTCGGACATGGATTCGACCAAACGCATTCCCATCGATCAGTTGACCGTCGGCATGTTCATCGCCGGCCTGGACCAACCCTGGTATCGGACGCCGTTTCTTCTCCACAAATGGCTGCTGTCCAACCCCGACGACATTGTGCAGCTCAAACGGCACGGCATTCAGATCGTCACCATCGATACGAAGCGTGGGCTGGACGTCGGCGCTGCGCCCGCCCCGGCGCCGGAGGCACCCGCCGTTCAAGAAGAACCCACACCAGGCCCGGCAGAGGTCGCCGATCCCCCAGCCGGCGGAAAGCCATCTCCGGCGGCGGCGTCCGCCGCCGTCTACCGGCAGGCTATGGAAGCCGTCGATCGCGTCTTCCGAGACATCGAAGCCGGTCAGCCGCCAAAAGCCACAGCATTGAAGCCGGTGGTGCGCGATCTCCTCAAGCAAATCATCGAACAGCCGGAAGCGATGATGATTCAGTTCTGCCTGGATAAGATGCGTCGCTTCGACGGCACCCTCGCCAATCACGGCATGGATGTCTGCGTCCTGACGTTGATTCTGGCCGTGGAAAACGGCTGCACGGAATCGGATATGGAAGCGCTCGGCTTGAGCGCGCTGCTCCACGACATCGGATTCGTCCGCCTGCCGCGGAACCTCTATCGAAAAACGACAGCCTTGACCGAGCAGGAACAGGCGCTGATGCGGCAACATCCGCAACTGGCGGCCTCCGTCCTGTCGCAAGGTGACCGGGTGCCGGAGACGGTGACGAAGATCATCGCGGAACATCACGAATTTCAGGACGGTACCGGGTTTCCCAAACTGGTCAAAGCCGGCGCGGTGTCGCCCTTGACTCAACTGATGGCCTTGGCCGACACCTATGACGACCTGGTCACGACCAGATACGGCCGTCCGCCCCTGCTGCCCCATGATGCCATTCGCCAGCTCTTCGTGTTGGGGGCGAAAGGGCGGTACGACAAGACGTTGGTTGAGGTCGCAATCAAAGTACTGGGCGTCTATCCGCTGGGGAGTCTCATCAAGCTCAATACCAACGAGTCCGCCGTGGTGATCGGCCTGAACCATGAAGACCGCTTGCGTCCGCGTGTGCGTATCATCAAAGGCGTGGACGGAGAAGGTCAGCAACCAGTAGATATCGATCTGCAGAACCAGCCGGCCGACCAGCCCGCACGCTCCATCCTCCGGGCGTTGGATCCTGGCACGGAACAGATAGACCTGCCGCAATATCTTGACCTTGCGGTGGGTGGAGCGCCGCTATGAGCCATCGGTCACATTCGCCGTTTCCCCATGCACAGCCTCCCGGAGGTCCTGACCTACCCAGCGAAGCGCTTTCTTTGCTGTGGGACGCCGTCCCTCTGGGTGTATGTCTCCTGACGGCGGACTCGCGCGTGGCATTTGCCAACCGCAACGCAGCTCGCCTGTTTCACCGGACTGCGGGAGAGTGTCTCCACAGATCGTTGACCGATCTCTTGGGACAGACGGTCGAATTGAGCAGCTCGTTGCGATCCTCCGGCGTCTGGAAAATACCGGAAGCAACGGTGGGCGATTCCGCAGAGACGACGGAAAGCGAGGAGGACGAGTCTCCTGGTTATGCCTTGGTCGAATGGGAACAATTGCGCATGTCCGGCATCCCGGGCGTCGCCGCGCTGCTGACGCTGCGCGATGTGACCCGCGAATGCGAGTTGGAAACCGATCGTGACCGGCTTGCCACCGTGGCTGAGGAAAGCCCCTACCCGATCGTCGAAATCGATCGGCATGGCAACATTCTCTATGTGAATCCGGCCATGGTGGAGGTCCTCTGTCGATTCGGGTACGACCTCAGCGGCAGACCGGATATTCTTCCGGACAATCTCCCTGCGCTGGTCGCGACCTGCCTGCTTGAGGGACGCACACTTCGCTCTCAGGACGTGGTCAGAGGCGAGGCCTGTTACAGTTGGACCTTGTGCCCTGTGCCCAGCAATCAACTCGTGCGCGCGTACGGCGTCGACCTCACCGAAGTGCACGCAACGCATCGGGCCTTGAACGCCACGGCAGATCACCTTCGTGAGAGTAATCGCCAATTGGACCAGGCGCTCCAACAGGCGCAAGCGGCGGCGCAAGCCAAGTCCTCATTCCTGGCCATGATCACCCATGAGTTGCGCACGCCGATGAACGGCGTCATCGGCATGGCCAGTCTGTTGCTCGATACCTCGTTGACGGAGGAACAGCGATCGTTCACGCAGACGATTCAGCAATGCGGTGAAGCGCAACTGTCGCTGATCAACGACGTGCTCGAGTGCAGCAAGATCGAAGCCGGCAAGTTAGAACTCGAAAGCCTCGACTTCCAGTTACGCACCACGGTGGAAGACGTCCTATCACAGTTCGCCGAACGGGCTCAGCGCAAAGGTCTTGAAATCACCGGCCTGGTGCATGCCTCGGTTCCAAACGCGCTCCGTGGCGACCCCGGCCGCCTGAGGCAGGTGCTGACGAATTTCGTAGGAAACGCCGTTAAATTCACCGAGCACGGCGAAGTTACGGTACAAGCCTTCCTGGAACAGGACTCTCCGGCCGGCGTGACGATCAAGTTCGAGGTCACCGACTCCGGCATCGGCATCAGTGACGAGGTGCAAGGGCGACTGTTCCAGGCTTTTGCACAAGCCGACAGTTCCACCACCCGCAAATATGGTGGAACGGGTCTTGGCCTCGCGATTTCGAAGCAGCTGGTGGAACTGATGGGCGGTCAGGTCGGCTTGCGGAGCCGACCCGGTGAGGGGACCACCTTCTGGTGCACCGCCGTCTTCCAGAAGCAGCCGGTCTGTGCCCCGGCGATTGTGCCGTCCGCCGAACTGAGCGGTCGTCGTGTCCTCATCGTCGATGACAATGAATCGAATCGCACGATCCTGCATCATCTTGTCTCAGGATGGGGCATGCAGGACGGCCAGGCCCGCAATGCGACAGAGGCGATGGAGATGCTGAGCCAGGCCGCCGCCAAGGGAGAACCCTACGAGGCGGCTGTCCTCGACATGCTCATGCCGGGCAAGGACGGGCTTCAATTGGCCCAAGACATCAAGGCTCACCCCCATGGCGCCGGCGTGCGATTGGTCGTCTTGACCTCATTGATTCAGCCTGGGCATGCGGAACGGGCCCGCCGCGCCGGTTTCTCCGCGTATCTGACAAAGCCGGTGCGTCACGATCAACTGCAGGGTTGCCTCCGCGTCGTCTTCGGGCTGCAACAGGGGCCAGGAACCAGCGGAGCCGGCATCGGCAAGAGCCAGATAGCCGCGCCTCCCCTCATTACCAGGCACACCTTGGCCGAGCAAGCTCGGCGTCCCAGGATTCTCGTCGCTGAAGACAACGTGGTCAATCAGAAGCTGGCCGTCCGCATGCTCGATCGACTCGGCTACCAGTCGGATGTCGTCTCCAACGGCCAGGAGGCGGTGACGGCCTTTGAACGGGAATCGTATGCCGCGATCGTGATGGATTGTCAGATGCCGACGATGGACGGGTACGAGGCCACCAAGCAGATCCGCGCGCAGGAACAACGCCCGGATGATTCCCGAACGCGTGCGCACATTCCGATCATTGCGTTAACGGCCAATGCCATGCCGGGCGACCGCGAGCGATGCAAGGCCGCGGGCATGGACGACTATCTGAGCAAGCCGGTGAAGACGGACGATCTTGGTCTCATCCTGCAGCGTTGGGCTCCGTTGCCGACCGCGGCGGACGCTCCTGCGCCGGTTCCACGCCGCGAAATGACCAAGACCGACGCGCGGGTGTTTGATGCATCTGCGATGTTGGCCAATATCGGCGGTGATACCGAACTGTTCGAACAACTGATCCGGCTCTTCCTTGACCGGCATAGCCTCTTGATGAAAGAAATCGAAACTGCCATCGGTCAAGCCGATGCGTCCGCGCTTGAACGGGCGGCACACAGCCTCAAGGGCACCGCCGCCAACCTCTGCGCGCCCGACGTCGTCTTGCTGGCGGGCCAGTTAGAGGCGACCGGTCGTCTGGGGACCTTGACGGAGGCCCCGTCCCTTCTTGTGCAGTTGGACCGCACGGTTCAGGAACTGGTGTCGGTCCTGTCGCGTCAAGTCGCACCTCCCCCATCAACCTAAACGCTTTATACGATCGCTCCGACAGCGCGCCGCACGACCTCGGCCACACGATGGCTTGAGCCGGGCGTCCGTTCGAGCATAGTTGGGACGCGATCCGGGCACTATTCGACGGGAGCACTCGTGAGTGAAGCGGAGACTACACCGCTACAGCGAATGCGTGACTCTGTGCAGAAGGAGTGAACAGGGGGTAGCGCGTGGGCAGGTCTTCGGAAAGCACCAATTGTTTGCAGAGTCTGGTGCGATGATTCATGACCAACGGACCGCGCAGGTTGGCGGTCACGGCGCTGGGATCATCGGACGGGATGGTGAGAATCGTCACCACTGAGAGCTCGTCGTCATCTTGCTTTTGGATCTCGATCAGGGCATCCGTCGTCACCGTAATCTGATAGTCCGGCTTGAAGTAAGCCGGATCCAGAATGACAAACGCCAGTTGCGGTTCTTCGACGCACTGCAACCACTTGAACGGCGCATCCGTGTCATGATCCAGCATGACGTATTTGGTCCAGTCCGGGAATCCCAGGATCCCGGAGGGAAACACCAGCAGACTCTCATCTTTGACGTCCAAGGTCCCGAACCTGGTCGACTGACATTTCATAAATGGTTTTCAGCCTCCCCGGCGGCCGGCTTTGTTGGACAATTGGCGGAAGGCTTCCAGCGGAATGACGCCGGGCCCCGCCGCGATGCGATTCTCGTCCTGGATCCGCGCATGCACTTCATCCCGATGCACTTGCACATTGGGCGGCGCTTCGATACCGAGCCGCACTTGTCCGCCTTTGATGCCAAGCACCACGATACGAACATCCGGCCCGATGGTGACGCCTTCTCCCCGACGTCGTGTTAAGACCAGCATACAAGCCTTCCTTGGCGTGTGGATACGGGTACATTGGGTATATCGGTTCCGGTGAGGATGAACTTAAGCGTCGGTTACGGCAGATAATTGATTAATGAGGAGTCGAAAATCTTGCTGAATGTCTGACTGGCGGCCTGCACGGCGACCTGTTGAAGGCTCAACTGGCTGATCGCCGTTGCGAGATCAGCATCCTGATTGTCGGAAATGGCTTTGGAAATGGTCAGGGTGGCCGTATCCAGTGCGTCGTGGGTGACTTGCAGACGGTTGGCCAGAGCCCCGATCGTCCCCTGCGCATCACTGATCTGTGCCGTGGCCAGGTCCAGATTGCCGATTCCCACCTGAATCCCCGCGCGATTGTCGCTTTCGAGCGCGGTAAGCAAGTCCCGGAGCGAATCGAACATGTTCGTCGTCGCGCCGGTAAAAATGCTGCTTCCCGGAACCAGGATCTGCACGGTCTGATTTTCACCCACTGCGATCGACTGGGTCTCCGTGTTGCCCTGATAAGTCACCGTATCCCCGGTGGTGATCACATAGGGACTGACATCAGTTTTTGTACCGCCGAATACCGCCTGGCCGGCGACTTCGGTATTGCCGAGTTGGACCAATTGCCGCTGCAATTGGCGAACTTCTTTCGCGATACTTTGACGTCCTTCCGCCGAGGTGGTGTCACTGCTGGCTTGAATGGTCAGTTCACGTACTCGTGTGATGAGGTTCTGCACCTGTCCCAAGGCCTGATCGGCCGCGTTCACACGCGACGTGCCGAAATCGATGTTGCGCAGCCATTGGGTGGTTTGCGAGAGCGCGGATTTGTCGAGGACGATCTGGCCATACGAACTCGGATCGTCTTCTGGCCTGTTCACGCGCTTCTGACTGGAGATCTGCTCCTGCGAGGTCAGCATCTGCAAGCGTGAGCGTTGGAGATTGCCGAGCAGGGTATTGTACATCTGTTGATCGGCGACTCTCATACGAACGCTCCCCTCTTCTCCTGATCAAACGATCAGCGCTTCAACGACAAGATGGTCTGCAACATCTCATCACTGGTGGTGATGAGCCGTGAGGCAGCTTGAAACGCCCGCTGATACTTCAACAGATTGATGAGCTCTTCATCCATGGACACACCGGAAATCTCCGCTCGGTGTGCGAGCAATTGGTCGTTCAAAATTTCCTGCCCATGCAAGTCCCGCGTCGCACCCTGTAGTGTCGCGCCGAAACTTCCGGCCATGGCGCTGTAATAGCTCTGAAACGTCGTATTGCCCAATCCGGCCACCGCGGCCGTCTGGAGGTCGGCTACCGCCAGGGCATTCACATTGTTGCCGGGGAGTCCGGTGGCGGTCGACGAAGCGGCGATTTTTTGCCGATCGGTCAGCGCTATACTGATTGTGCCGGCGGTGGTTCCAGAGGCAGTAAAAAAGTCCTGCGTGGTGGAGCCGTCCAACCCGTACCCCAGTCGGTGTTGCGTGTTGACTTGCGACACAAGTTGCGATGTGAGGGTGTCCAAGGAGGTCTGCAAACCCGCGGCGGTTGTATCCCGCGCATCGAGCAGCCCTTTCAGCCGGCCGCCGCTGATCGAGGAGGTAATATCCGTGTTGGGGCCGGTTCCCCCGTCATACCGTACGTCGAGCAACCCACCGTTGGTCACGTCGGAAACGCCGGTGAGCTTGTACGCCGTGTGGTCGGTGACCAGAATCTGCCCGATCCCCACAAACACGGTCACCTGGCCACTTCCATCTTCGATCGAAGAAATATCGACCAGACCTGCGAGGTCGTTCAAGAACCGGCCGCGCTGATCCCGAAGATCGTTCGCCTGCTGCCCGCTCACCTCGGTCAGTTTAATTTGGGCGTTCAAATCAGCGATCTTGCTGGCCAGCGCATTGATGTCATTGATCCCGCTTTGAACCTGACCATCAAGCGACAGCCGCTGTGTGGACAGCTGGGAAGATGCCTGGTTCAAGACTTTGGTCAACCCGTCGGCCTTGGTCAGGAGTACGGTGCGCGCGGTCAGGTCCGCCGGATTGGTCGCCACGTCCTGCCAGGCTTTGAAAAAATCATTCAGTCCTGCCGCAATACCCTGGTCATTCGAATCGTTGAACAAAATCTGGATTTGAGAAAGGGCCTTCTGGGATGCGCCGAATTGCCCGATCCGCTCGCTGGAACCCAGCAGTTGCTGTTCCACAAAGCTGTCGACGGAGCGGCGAATTTCCGAGACCTGAACGCCTGTTCCGATCTGGCCTGGGCGGCCGTTCTCCGGCAGGGTTTGGGTGAGCACCGCTTCCTGCCGTGAGTAGCCGGGGGTGCTGACGTTGGCGATGTTCTGTCCGGTGACGGACATGGCGCGCTGGAAACTGGCCAGTGCGTTCGAGCCCACGCCGAATAATCCGTTCAGTCCCGACATAGAATCACTCGTTACCCTTTGGCTCTCACCAGGCCGGCGCCTGCCGCGACTGCTGCGCCGGATGACGAATAGAGTGCCGCTGACTCCGGGGAGTGCTGCCAACGCTTGAGCGCTCCGTGCAAGAAATCGAGCGATTGCCCGATGAGTGTGGCGTTGAACCGATTCAATCGATCCGTCTCCCCGATCGCCGCCACCAACTCCTGCTCCCGCTGATTCCGGCCTGCATCGCCGGCCACAGTTGCCGCGGGAACCGGTCTGGTTCGGCGCTCCTGTTCCAGATCACGAATCTCATCTAATAATTGAGCTTTTCGCATCGTGACTGAGGTGAACTGGCCGAACGACAGGCAGCGAATCGCCTCCTGCTCTTCACGCAACAATGACTGGAAGGCCAGGATCCGCTCGAGCATGCGCTCCATGAGCGCGTCGGACTCGTTAGAGATAGCGTGTGGCACGGTCGACACCTTGTCTCCTCCTCGACGATAGGGTTCAGGCCTACGAGGACATGTGAGCGAAGGGGCCGACCGCCGGTGTGGCTGACTACAGAACCGCGTCCGTCAAGACGTGACGGATCATGGCATCTGCAACTTTCTTCCCGTCGACGGTGTAGGTACCCCCTTCGACCGACTGCTGAATCTGGCCGACTCTGGCATCACGTTCCGCATCCGGCTGTTCAGCTGCCGCCCTCAGGCGCTGGAGTTCTTTGGCACGCTCGGAAATCTGGACGCGGTCTTGGGACTGCGTCTGCTGAGATGCGGTCTTCTTATTGTGCGTCCGATCGGTTTCCTGAACGCCCAACAGAATTTTTGCGAGATCCGCCGCCCGGCCGTTGTTTGAGATCTCCATAACTGCTTCTCCTCCCCTTGCCAGGGTGTTCCGAAAGGCTTTCCCCTAGTCGAGTCCTCTATCGGCGGGGAAGGCAGGGAACTTTAGGAGAAGCGGACGGATTAGCGATTTTTTTCCACATAGGCATCCACAAAGGCTGTAATGCCGATCCCTCCGGCCTGGGTCGCCAATTTGGCAATTTCCTGGTCGTAGAAGGAGTACCAGACCTGCTCTCCCTTCCGTTCCAAAAGGCCTTTCGGAACAGTTTCCCGCATGTTTTTAATAAGATAGGAGATAAAGTAGGCTTCGAATTCTTGCCCGGCTTTATGCAGTGCCGAGGTGGATGTCTGTGCAATCTGGCCCTGCCCATTTGTACGCTCTAGCCCGGCTGGTTGGGCGGCGGACATCTGCGCCAGATCCATCTGACCGGCCAAAAAATCTCGTATTTCCATGGAGTTTTAGTATCCTCTCTTACACAATCTCAAGATTCGCTTGAAGGGCACCGGCGGCGCGGAGGGCCGACAAGATCGCCACCAGATCCCGTGGGGTCACCCCGACGGCATTCAGCGCCCGCACTACTTCTCCGAGGGTCACCGTCTGATCCACGACAATCAGCCGTGACTGTTCCTCAGCGACATCCGTCTGCACATCAGGCGTGACGGTGGTCTGGCCCTGAGTCGAGCCGATCACCGGAGCCGGAGGCTGCGACACATTCAACGTGTTCTTCACGGAGATCGTGAGGTTCCCATGCGAAATCGCGCAGGTAGAGAGCCGAACGTGCTCGCCGAGTACCACGGTACCGGTGCGCTCGTTCACTACGACCTTCGCGGCGACGTCGACGCTGACATCCAGACCTTCCATCGTGGCGATGTATTCCACTACCCGCCCGTGAAACGATGAGGGAAGTGTGGTCTTGACCAGCCCCGCATTGACCGGGACTGCGGTTCCCTTCCCGAAGGTCCCGTCAATGGCTTCCGCCGTGCGAATCGCCGTGGTGAAGTCAGGGTGCCGCAGCAAGACGGAGACGGTGTCCCAGGTGTCGATGTCCACAGCGACTTCTTTTTCCACGATGGCGCCGGCGGGAACCACCCCTGCCGCCTGATGATTTTTCGTGACCGTCGCCCCGCCTGCCCCTCCGGTGCCGCCTAGAAACCCGCCGATGGAGACCGGCCCTTGAGCGACGGCAAAGACCTGCTGGTTGGGAGCCTTTAACGGGGTCGAGAGCAACGTGCCGCCTTGCAGACTCTTCGCATTGGCCATCGAGGAGACCACGGCGTCGAGCGTCATGCCGGGCTTCACAAACGGCGGCAGCTTGGCCGTGACCATCACCGATGCAATGTTACGCGTGAGCAATTGGATGGGATCGATGACCAAGTTGATGCCCATCTTATTCAACATGGACATCATGGCTTGAATGGTAAATTGTCCGCCGATGACCTGGTCGCCGGTGCGATCCAGACCGACCACCAAACCATACCCGATCAATTGGTTTTCCCGCACGCCTTCGATGGTGGCCACATCCTTGACACGCACGGCATGAGCCATCGACACGCTGAACAACGACAGAGTCAGGAAGGCGAGCATGCCGACCGCGGTTCGACGAAACCAGGCGTGTACCGGTGGCGGGGGTGCGGTGGCTGGAGCGGCTTTCGGTTGAGGAGGCATCCATGAGCGCGTCAATTGCTCCGGGTCCACGCCGGGCGTGCGCAGCACCCCGCTGGACATCATCAGACGAAACGTTTGCATGATCATCGCCCGTTGTTGTTTACGTGGCATCGACATGATGACTCCTGTCTCGCTCCCGTGGCGTATCACGAT
Above is a genomic segment from Nitrospira defluvii containing:
- a CDS encoding NAD-dependent epimerase/dehydratase family protein — translated: MTTSSPHVLVTGGAGYLGSVLTRRLLDRGFAVTVLDNFMYRQNSLMDCCAEESFRIVRGDCRDERILTDLLQDADIIIPLAALVGAPLCDRDRVGAYTVNFEAVQLLCKLSSPQQRIIFPVTNSGYGIGQPGVPCTEDSPLRPISLYGETKVKAERVVLDRGNAITLRLATVFGVSPRMRMDLLVNDFVWRAVHDRAVVVFEGHCKRNYIHIQDVVRTFLHAIDHFEQMNNRPYNVGLEDANLSKLELCREIQRLLPQFVSFEAQIGEDPDKRDYIVSNQRLLASGFTPEWSLERGIRELIKCYTIVKAGQYANV
- a CDS encoding DegT/DnrJ/EryC1/StrS family aminotransferase, producing MTIHAQNAKLNPRWCLAQDTIDRQDIDRLIDWLKTYPRLTKGAVTLEFERQWSEWLGRPHSVNCNSGSSANLLMYYALLRSGKLRNTNVIVPSVGWVTSIAPAIQFGFTPHMCEADPDTFGLDLNHLEDLLRRHQAQTVLLVQVLGVPHRMHELQALKDRYGFYLLEDACAAIGAEYEGRKVGTFGDMASFSFYFGHQMSTIEGGMVSCSDRQFADLLLMLRSHGWSKDLPSARHEELVEQYEIDDFHSPFVFYEPGFNLRSTDLNAFIGIEQVRKLDWMTGRRQANHDRYLQQLGGRFYTQRPPRHSKVASISFGLLADSPDQRKRIVRALVAEGVETRIFSAGNLGLHPFWMNRYGKASFPVADRVHHCGFFLPNHASMTEQDVVHISRVVLEAA
- a CDS encoding flagellar brake domain-containing protein, yielding MTSDLTAHRHPASFLEVGLSLQLSLAGEESGAQYGSTVLGWKHRSWILCEWPFHFGKPIPCAVGTTCVLRYIYAGRIIGYRTEVLDLQLQPFPFLLLAYPSNIEAVPLRKQGRVLAHEPVVLLQVTGGVGERQSAHQPRIGGLLTDLSASGCAVRLQRPIQDFFPGMVLRVEFEIIGTGHVNNLTALVRNVSLQSDGTLLGLEFQFDGKETIEYRGWGGSVKKALESFVLQKHSIESA
- a CDS encoding HD-GYP domain-containing protein, producing MDSTKRIPIDQLTVGMFIAGLDQPWYRTPFLLHKWLLSNPDDIVQLKRHGIQIVTIDTKRGLDVGAAPAPAPEAPAVQEEPTPGPAEVADPPAGGKPSPAAASAAVYRQAMEAVDRVFRDIEAGQPPKATALKPVVRDLLKQIIEQPEAMMIQFCLDKMRRFDGTLANHGMDVCVLTLILAVENGCTESDMEALGLSALLHDIGFVRLPRNLYRKTTALTEQEQALMRQHPQLAASVLSQGDRVPETVTKIIAEHHEFQDGTGFPKLVKAGAVSPLTQLMALADTYDDLVTTRYGRPPLLPHDAIRQLFVLGAKGRYDKTLVEVAIKVLGVYPLGSLIKLNTNESAVVIGLNHEDRLRPRVRIIKGVDGEGQQPVDIDLQNQPADQPARSILRALDPGTEQIDLPQYLDLAVGGAPL
- a CDS encoding response regulator, giving the protein MSHRSHSPFPHAQPPGGPDLPSEALSLLWDAVPLGVCLLTADSRVAFANRNAARLFHRTAGECLHRSLTDLLGQTVELSSSLRSSGVWKIPEATVGDSAETTESEEDESPGYALVEWEQLRMSGIPGVAALLTLRDVTRECELETDRDRLATVAEESPYPIVEIDRHGNILYVNPAMVEVLCRFGYDLSGRPDILPDNLPALVATCLLEGRTLRSQDVVRGEACYSWTLCPVPSNQLVRAYGVDLTEVHATHRALNATADHLRESNRQLDQALQQAQAAAQAKSSFLAMITHELRTPMNGVIGMASLLLDTSLTEEQRSFTQTIQQCGEAQLSLINDVLECSKIEAGKLELESLDFQLRTTVEDVLSQFAERAQRKGLEITGLVHASVPNALRGDPGRLRQVLTNFVGNAVKFTEHGEVTVQAFLEQDSPAGVTIKFEVTDSGIGISDEVQGRLFQAFAQADSSTTRKYGGTGLGLAISKQLVELMGGQVGLRSRPGEGTTFWCTAVFQKQPVCAPAIVPSAELSGRRVLIVDDNESNRTILHHLVSGWGMQDGQARNATEAMEMLSQAAAKGEPYEAAVLDMLMPGKDGLQLAQDIKAHPHGAGVRLVVLTSLIQPGHAERARRAGFSAYLTKPVRHDQLQGCLRVVFGLQQGPGTSGAGIGKSQIAAPPLITRHTLAEQARRPRILVAEDNVVNQKLAVRMLDRLGYQSDVVSNGQEAVTAFERESYAAIVMDCQMPTMDGYEATKQIRAQEQRPDDSRTRAHIPIIALTANAMPGDRERCKAAGMDDYLSKPVKTDDLGLILQRWAPLPTAADAPAPVPRREMTKTDARVFDASAMLANIGGDTELFEQLIRLFLDRHSLLMKEIETAIGQADASALERAAHSLKGTAANLCAPDVVLLAGQLEATGRLGTLTEAPSLLVQLDRTVQELVSVLSRQVAPPPST
- the fliW gene encoding flagellar assembly protein FliW; this encodes MKCQSTRFGTLDVKDESLLVFPSGILGFPDWTKYVMLDHDTDAPFKWLQCVEEPQLAFVILDPAYFKPDYQITVTTDALIEIQKQDDDELSVVTILTIPSDDPSAVTANLRGPLVMNHRTRLCKQLVLSEDLPTRYPLFTPSAQSHAFAVAV